The segment CGTCACGACGCCTGCGGGGGCGGCGACGCCTCCGGCTCCATAAAGAGGGGCCCCGGATCGCTCCGGGGCCCCTTCGGTTTCTTGCGATCAGGCTTTAGGCGAGCGAGGAATCGATGTCCTTGCACGCCTGGATCAGGCCCTGCACCGACTCGACCGACTTGCTGAACATCGCCTTTTCGTCGTCATTGGTGGTGAACTCGATCACCTTCTCGACGCCACCGGCACCCAGCAGGGCGGGCACGCCGACGTAGAGGTCCGACAGGCCGTATTGCCCGCTGAGCCAGACGGCGCAGGGCAGGACGCGCTTCTGGTCCAGCAGATAGGACTTGGCCATGGCGATGGCGCTCTCGGCCGGGGCATAGAAGGCCGAGCCGGTCTTCAGCAGGGCCACGATCTCGCCGCCACCCTTGCGGGTGCGGTCGACGATGGCGTCGAGGTCAGCTTGCGACAACAGACCGGCGGCGACGGCGTCGGGCAGGGGCAGGCCGCCGATGGTCGAGTGCCGCACCATGGGCACCATGTCGTCACCGTGACCGCCCAGGGTCCAGGCGTGGATGTCCTGCACCGACACGCCGGTCTTTTCGGCCAGGAAATAGGCAAAGCGGGCCGAATCGAGCACCCCGGCCATGCCGACGACCTTCTCCTTGGGCAGCCCCGAGAATTTCTGCAGGGCCCAGACCATGGCGTCGAGCGGGTTGGTGATGCAGATGACGA is part of the Brevundimonas sp. AJA228-03 genome and harbors:
- the mdh gene encoding malate dehydrogenase; this encodes MARAKIALIGAGMIGGTLAHVAAREALGDVILFDIAEGTPQGKALDIAEATAVFGADVSLKGANAYEDIAGADVCIVTAGVPRKPGMSRDDLIGINLKVMKAVGEGIKAHAPNAFVICITNPLDAMVWALQKFSGLPKEKVVGMAGVLDSARFAYFLAEKTGVSVQDIHAWTLGGHGDDMVPMVRHSTIGGLPLPDAVAAGLLSQADLDAIVDRTRKGGGEIVALLKTGSAFYAPAESAIAMAKSYLLDQKRVLPCAVWLSGQYGLSDLYVGVPALLGAGGVEKVIEFTTNDDEKAMFSKSVESVQGLIQACKDIDSSLA